A window of the Juglans microcarpa x Juglans regia isolate MS1-56 chromosome 5D, Jm3101_v1.0, whole genome shotgun sequence genome harbors these coding sequences:
- the LOC121266312 gene encoding uncharacterized protein At4g19900-like, with amino-acid sequence MPFNFLRSYSSQFPTTPKLKGTALKLLLTKPTFDQSSTTMYECPATKPSEPFLLCLLHHLQDLKRSILALLFCLPTSLFALLLLLLLLYNGFSVFYLHLPFPAKSPSVPANFSPVITAGEPMRKWSSFSTASSSSSSKLASSVMYATKEENSPVILKTQLPLFLKSRFSILPLTNSTVSRPRRARKPKRKLKSVPFEARSSPFPVRIAEFFAGNSTTSCKFRFFMTRISLKSFGDREVLAMESLFNSHPNACLVIVSNSMKSRRGNRILRPFLDNGFRVMAIDPDYDYIFKDTHAEAWFDRLRKGNVDPGEVSLGQNLSNLLRLALLYKFGGIYIDTDVIVLKSFSKLRNVIGAQTIDLATGNWSRLNNAVLIFDKNHPLLYKFIEEFALTFDGNKWGHNGPYLVSRVVSRLGGRPGFNFTVLPPLAFYPVDWSKIRSLFRGPGDELHSKWLHKKLRQIQSRSLAVHLWNRQSRKLEVEKGSIISHIESDCCIFCNSALSSL; translated from the coding sequence ATGCCTTTCAACTTCCTCCGCAGTTACTCTTCTCAGTTTCCCACCACGCCAAAACTAAAGGGAACTGCACTCAAACTTCTTTTGACAAAGCCCACTTTTGATCAATCAAGCACGACCATGTACGAATGCCCCGCCACCAAACCCTCTGAGCCTTTCCTTCTCTGTCTTCTTCACCATTTACAGGACCTCAAGAGATCCATCCTTGCTCTTCTCTTTTGCTTGCCCACCTCGCTTTTCgctctccttcttcttctcctcttgcTCTACAATGGCTTCTCTGTCTTCTACCTTCATCTCCCTTTTCCTGCCAAGTCCCCATCCGTACCCGCCAATTTCTCTCCTGTAATTACCGCCGGCGAGCCCATGAGAAAATGGTCTTCTTTTTCGACTGCTTCCTCGTCCTCTTCTTCAAAGCTGGCTTCTTCAGTAATGTATGCTACGAAAGAAGAAAACTCACCCGTGATTTTGAAGACTCAGTTGCCCCTTTTTCTCAAATCACGCTTTTCAATCCTACCCCTCACCAATTCTACGGTTTCCAGGCCGAGACGGGCCCGGAAGCCCAAGCGCAAGCTCAAGAGTGTGCCCTTCGAAGCTCGGTCCAGTCCTTTTCCAGTAAGAATCGCTGAGTTCTTCGCCGGAAATTCTACCACTTCCTGTAAGTTTCGGTTCTTTATGACTAGGATTTCTTTGAAGTCATTTGGTGATAGAGAAGTGTTGGCCATGGAGAGCTTGTTTAACTCTCACCCAAACGCTTGTTTGGTCATAGTCTCAAACTCAATGAAATCAAGAAGAGGAAATCGAATTCTTAGACCATTTTTAGATAATGGGTTTCGGGTAATGGCTATTGATCCGGATTACGACTATATATTCAAGGATACTCATGCGGAAGCGTGGTTTGATAGGTTAAGGAAAGGGAATGTGGATCCTGGCGAAGTTTCTTTGGGTCAGAATCTCTCCAATTTGCTCAGGCTTGCTTTGTTGTATAAGTTTGGAGGCATTTATATAGACACAGATGTTATAGTGTTAAAGAGCTTCTCGAAGTTGAGAAATGTAATCGGTGCTCAGACAATTGATCTTGCAACTGGGAATTGGAGCCGATTGAACAATGCTGTGCTGATATTCGACAAGAATCATCCACTACTTTACAAATTCATTGAAGAATTTGCGCTAACCTTCGACGGGAACAAATGGGGGCACAATGGCCCTTACTTAGTCTCGAGGGTTGTTTCCAGGCTGGGTGGAAGGCCTGGATTTAATTTCACGGTGTTGCCACCATTGGCATTTTATCCGGTTGATTGGAGTAAGATTCGAAGTCTATTTCGGGGGCCGGGAGACGAGCTGCATTCGAAATGGTTGCATAAAAAATTGAGGCAGATTCAGTCCAGAAGTTTGGCTGTTCACTTGTGGAATAGGCAGAGCAGGAAGCTAGAGGTTGAAAAGGGAAGCATCATCAGTCACATAGAGTCCGATTGTTGTATCTTCTGCAATTCTGCACTTTCCAGTTTGTAA
- the LOC121264788 gene encoding uncharacterized protein LOC121264788 codes for MASRRFRELLKKYGKVAFDVYFLVSAASIIGLYVVIKNNVDVESLLEKLHMGGVGSSTKDHAPPESSSFSSDGFVVENERPTSEFQSTMVMEEKKWNQVAELTSLIGGALSLAVLCNKALFPIRVPITCFQSWVELAHIGLVCF; via the coding sequence ATGGCGAGCAGGAGATTCCGCGAGCTCCTAAAGAAATACGGGAAGGTGGCCTTCGACGTCTACTTCTTAGTCTCTGCGGCTTCTATCATAGGACTTTATGTCGTCATCAAGAACAACGTCGACGTCGAATCCCTGCTCGAGAAATTGCACATGGGTGGTGTCGGCTCATCCACCAAGGATCACGCTCCCCCtgaatcttcttctttttcttccgaTGGGTTTGTGGTCGAAAATGAGAGACCAACTTCAGAGTTTCAATCGACGATGGTTATGGAAGAGAAGAAGTGGAATCAAGTGGCCGAGCTCACTTCATTGATCGGTGGGGCCCTGTCTCTGGCTGTACTCTGTAACAAGGCTTTGTTTCCAATTCGGGTTCCCATTACCTGCTTCCAATCTTGGGTCGAGTTAGCCCATATAgggttggtttgtttttaa